In Carassius gibelio isolate Cgi1373 ecotype wild population from Czech Republic chromosome B13, carGib1.2-hapl.c, whole genome shotgun sequence, one genomic interval encodes:
- the LOC127970560 gene encoding uncharacterized protein LOC127970560 has protein sequence MCCFTHLDDLSKEDCSHEFLKEELRLLPLSSKMSMLTHQKKPATRSCSLGNRVPRSHTFHSTCQERDEILEDEESPRQRRITVASYIPQSKDHNEKSVVKWDSNGYRAKSLAELNTEEVCQWFSNIGLQKCLPFIREAEFSGSHIASIDLNTLEILQVSNLEERERLLSAIYHELHPPNSTTQRLDSLLERFGPHNVEKFTAALVSMTKSKSSPQVSSINMNQCSFKFRQKEQNARFQKNSHLIEITVNVSDRTVHLRTPKETSVGKVVESCLRMLGINEDKDHFNLKSSEDEFLPEQQIGDLPGSETRLMELHLYRKESQKAGRCSSDNNIICTTDNIQSKNLLNNTGKIQELNQQVASLQNVIIQVQELYHGLVAFCSELKKMEGEMDAVRTDSFEVKRLLSEAQDSLQKKRQSLQTLRDNLNTAPVQKNKPSEVRLLEKMRLNCQVFKDEITLVHLNRQVAHLREVLEKTQAKEKAERKSPTLTQLVSLQSPVMLVATQVKADPDGHYGFSVDWVEGQGLMVVHSEGANLCLNDRLVEVNGVNVLGSSEDELELMLKTHTAHIVVLRQLAQELPQEDPSASTSDRFLL, from the exons ATGTGTTGTTTTACTCATTTAGATGACCTGAGCAAGGAAGACTGCAGCCATGAGTTCCTAAAGGAAGAGTTGAGGCTACTACCACTGAGCAGTAAGATGAGCATGTTAACACACCAAAAG AAACCTGCCACTAGGTCGTGTAGTTTGGGCAATAGGGTGCCAAGAAGTCATACCTTTCACTCCACATGTCAAGAAAGAGATGAAATCCTTGAAGATGAGGAATCCCCACGCCAAAGGAGGATAACTGTTG CATCGTACATTCCTCAGTCCAAAGACCACAATGAAAAGAGTGTAGTGAAG TGGGATTCTAATGGGTACAGAGCCAAATCTTTAGCAGAGCTGAACACTGAGGAGGTTTGCCAGTGGTTTAGTAATATTGGTCTACAGAAATGCCTGCCCTTCATTAGAG AGGCAGAGTTCAGTGGATCTCACATCGCTTCTATTGATCTCAACACCCTCGAAATCCTTCAAGTGTCCAatctggaggagagagagaggctgcTGTCTGCCATTTACCATGAGTTACACCCGCCAAACTCCACCACCCAAAGACTCGACTCCCTTCTTG AAAGATTTGGTCCACACAATGTTGAGAAATTCACAGCAGCTTTGGTTTCTATGACCAAGTCGAAATCTTCTCCTCAAGTTAGCAGCATCAATATGAACCAATGTTCATTCAAATTCAG ACAgaaagaacaaaatgcaagatttCAGAAGAACTCGCACCTCATTGAAATCACAGTCAATG TGTCAGATCGAACAGTACATTTAAGGACACCCAAAGAGACAAGTGTGGGGAAAGTGGTGGAGTCCTGTCTGAGGATGCTGGGAATTAATGAAGACAAAGATCATTTCAACCTGAAAAGCAGCGAAg ATGAGTTCCTCCCTGAGCAGCAGATTGGAGACTTGCCTGGCTCAGAGACGAGACTAATGGAGCTTCACTTATATAGGAAG GAATCACAGAAAGCAGGACGTTGTTCATCAGATAACAACATAATTTGTACCACTGACAATATTCAGAGCAAAAACCTGCTAAACAACACTGGGAAGATTCAAGAGCTAAATCAACAGGTGGCCTCCCTTCAAAACGTCATCATACAG GTTCAGGAGCTTTACCATGGTCTGGTAGCCTTCTGTTCAGAGCTGAAAAAGATGGAGGGGGAGATGGATGCAGTGCGAACAGACAGCTTTGAAGTGAAGAGGCTTCTCAGTGAGGCCCAGGACAGTCTGCAGAAGAAAAGACAGAGCCTTCAAACACTCAGGGACAATCTTAACACTGCACCAGTGCAGAAGAATAA GCCATCAGAGGTCCGACTTTTGGAGAAGATGAGGCTAAACTGCCAGGTGTTTAAAGACGAGATCACACTAGTCCACCTCAATCGACAGGTGGCTCACCTGCGTGAAGTTCTGGAGAAGACACAGGCCAAG gAGAAAGCTGAGAGGAAGAGCCCTACTCTGACTCAGCTGGTCTCTTTGCAGTCTCCTGTCATGCTTGTGGCCACCCAAGTGAAAGCAGACCCAGACGGTCATTATGGATTCTCTGTGGACTGGGTAGAGGGCCAGGGGCTGATGGTGGTACATAGTGAGGGTGCTAATCTCTGCCTGAATGACAG GCTGGTGGAGGTTAACGGAGTGAACGTCTTGGGGAGCAGTGAGGACGAGTTGGAGCTGATGCTTAAGACACACACTGCCCACATTGTTGTTCTTCGCCAGCTGGCCCAAGAACTTCCACAGGAAGACCCATCTGCCTCCACTTCAGACAGATTTCTGCTCTGA